One Hippoglossus stenolepis isolate QCI-W04-F060 chromosome 9, HSTE1.2, whole genome shotgun sequence genomic region harbors:
- the nr2f1a gene encoding nuclear receptor subfamily 2 group F member 1-A isoform X2, with product MAMVVSVWRDPQEDVAGGPPSGPNPAAQPAREQQQAASAAPHTPQTPSQPGPPSTPGTAGEKGSQNSGQSQQHIECVVCGDKSSGKHYGQFTCEGCKSFFKRSVRRNLTYSCRANRNCPIDQHHRNQCQYCRLKKCLKVGMRREVQRGRMPPTQPNPGQYALTNGDPLNGHCYLSGYISLLLRAEPYPTSRYGSQCMQPNNIMGIENICELAARLLFSAVEWARNIPFFPDLQITDQVSLLRLTWSELFVLNAAQCSMPLHVAPLLAAAGLHASPMSADRVVAFMDHIRIFQEQVEKLKTLHVDSAEYSCLKAIVLFTSDACGLSDAAHIESLQEKSQCALEEYVRSQYPNQPSRFGKLLLRLPSLRTVSSSVIEQLFFVRLQQQQQTDLQDIFTERTVWGAFPPGHECSWSRSSVKEERHENQKHF from the exons ATGGCAATGGTAGTTAGCGTGTGGCGAGATCCGCAGGAAGACGTGGCCGGAGGACCTCCGAGCGGCCCCAACCCAGCAGCGCAGCCGgcgagggagcagcagcaggcggcgTCAGCGGCGCCGCACACTCCGCAGACCCCCAGCCAGCCGGGACCCCCGTCCACGCCGGGGACCGCCGGGGAAAAGGGGAGTCAGAATTCTGGACAGAGTCAGCAGCATATTGAATGTGTGGTTTGCGGAGACAAATCGAGCGGCAAACACTATGGCCAGTTCACCTGCGAGGGATGCAAAAGTTTCTTCAAGAGGAGTGTACGGAGGAACTTAACATACTCATGTCGTGCCAATAGGAACTGTCCCATTGACCAGCACCACCGAAACCAGTGCCAATACTGCCGGCTgaagaaatgtttaaaagtgGGAATGCGCCGGGAag TTCAGCGAGGACGAATGCCTCCAACCCAGCCCAACCCAGGCCAGTACGCGCTGACGAACGGGGACCCTCTGAATGGCCATTGCTATCTGTCCGGATACATCTCGTTATTGCTGCGGGCCGAGCCTTACCCGACGTCCCGCTACGGGAGCCAGTGCATGCAGCCCAACAATATCATGGGCATCGAGAACATCTGCGAGCTGGCTGCTCGCTTGCTCTTCAGCGCCGTGGAGTGGGCGAGAAACATCCCTTTCTTTCCCGACCTGCAGATCACCGACCAGGTGTCCCTTCTCAGGCTGACGTGGAGCGAGTTGTTTGTGCTTAACGCGGCCCAGTGCTCCATGCCACTGCATGTGGCCCCTCTGCTCGCCGCGGCAGGCCTCCACGCCTCCCCGATGTCCGCGGACCGCGTCGTGGCTTTCATGGATCACATCCGGATCTTCCAGGAGCAAGTGGAGAAGCTTAAGACGCTGCACGTAGACTCGGCAGAGTACAGCTGCCTGAAGGCCATCGTGCTTTTCACATCAG aCGCCTGTGGCCTGTCGGACGCAGCTCACATCGAGAGCCTCCAGGAGAAATCCCAGTGCGCCCTGGAGGAGTACGTGAGGAGCCAGTACCCGAACCAGCCAAGCCGCTTTGGGAAGCTCCTGCTGCGGCTGCCCTCTCTGCGCACCGTCTCCTCATCGGTAATCGAGCAGCTGTTCTTCGTCCGCTTG cagcagcagcagcaaactgaCCTCCAGGACATTTTTACTGAGAGGACCGTCTGGGGCGCCTTTCCCCCGGGCCACGAATGCTCGTGGAGTCGATCATCAGTCAAAGAGGAGAGACATGAAAATCAAAAGCACTTTTAa
- the nr2f1a gene encoding nuclear receptor subfamily 2 group F member 1-A isoform X1 — MAMVVSVWRDPQEDVAGGPPSGPNPAAQPAREQQQAASAAPHTPQTPSQPGPPSTPGTAGEKGSQNSGQSQQHIECVVCGDKSSGKHYGQFTCEGCKSFFKRSVRRNLTYSCRANRNCPIDQHHRNQCQYCRLKKCLKVGMRREAVQRGRMPPTQPNPGQYALTNGDPLNGHCYLSGYISLLLRAEPYPTSRYGSQCMQPNNIMGIENICELAARLLFSAVEWARNIPFFPDLQITDQVSLLRLTWSELFVLNAAQCSMPLHVAPLLAAAGLHASPMSADRVVAFMDHIRIFQEQVEKLKTLHVDSAEYSCLKAIVLFTSDACGLSDAAHIESLQEKSQCALEEYVRSQYPNQPSRFGKLLLRLPSLRTVSSSVIEQLFFVRLQQQQQTDLQDIFTERTVWGAFPPGHECSWSRSSVKEERHENQKHF, encoded by the exons ATGGCAATGGTAGTTAGCGTGTGGCGAGATCCGCAGGAAGACGTGGCCGGAGGACCTCCGAGCGGCCCCAACCCAGCAGCGCAGCCGgcgagggagcagcagcaggcggcgTCAGCGGCGCCGCACACTCCGCAGACCCCCAGCCAGCCGGGACCCCCGTCCACGCCGGGGACCGCCGGGGAAAAGGGGAGTCAGAATTCTGGACAGAGTCAGCAGCATATTGAATGTGTGGTTTGCGGAGACAAATCGAGCGGCAAACACTATGGCCAGTTCACCTGCGAGGGATGCAAAAGTTTCTTCAAGAGGAGTGTACGGAGGAACTTAACATACTCATGTCGTGCCAATAGGAACTGTCCCATTGACCAGCACCACCGAAACCAGTGCCAATACTGCCGGCTgaagaaatgtttaaaagtgGGAATGCGCCGGGAag CGGTTCAGCGAGGACGAATGCCTCCAACCCAGCCCAACCCAGGCCAGTACGCGCTGACGAACGGGGACCCTCTGAATGGCCATTGCTATCTGTCCGGATACATCTCGTTATTGCTGCGGGCCGAGCCTTACCCGACGTCCCGCTACGGGAGCCAGTGCATGCAGCCCAACAATATCATGGGCATCGAGAACATCTGCGAGCTGGCTGCTCGCTTGCTCTTCAGCGCCGTGGAGTGGGCGAGAAACATCCCTTTCTTTCCCGACCTGCAGATCACCGACCAGGTGTCCCTTCTCAGGCTGACGTGGAGCGAGTTGTTTGTGCTTAACGCGGCCCAGTGCTCCATGCCACTGCATGTGGCCCCTCTGCTCGCCGCGGCAGGCCTCCACGCCTCCCCGATGTCCGCGGACCGCGTCGTGGCTTTCATGGATCACATCCGGATCTTCCAGGAGCAAGTGGAGAAGCTTAAGACGCTGCACGTAGACTCGGCAGAGTACAGCTGCCTGAAGGCCATCGTGCTTTTCACATCAG aCGCCTGTGGCCTGTCGGACGCAGCTCACATCGAGAGCCTCCAGGAGAAATCCCAGTGCGCCCTGGAGGAGTACGTGAGGAGCCAGTACCCGAACCAGCCAAGCCGCTTTGGGAAGCTCCTGCTGCGGCTGCCCTCTCTGCGCACCGTCTCCTCATCGGTAATCGAGCAGCTGTTCTTCGTCCGCTTG cagcagcagcagcaaactgaCCTCCAGGACATTTTTACTGAGAGGACCGTCTGGGGCGCCTTTCCCCCGGGCCACGAATGCTCGTGGAGTCGATCATCAGTCAAAGAGGAGAGACATGAAAATCAAAAGCACTTTTAa
- the nr2f1a gene encoding nuclear receptor subfamily 2 group F member 1-A isoform X3, which produces MAMVVSVWRDPQEDVAGGPPSGPNPAAQPAREQQQAASAAPHTPQTPSQPGPPSTPGTAGEKGSQNSGQSQQHIECVVCGDKSSGKHYGQFTCEGCKSFFKRSVRRNLTYSCRANRNCPIDQHHRNQCQYCRLKKCLKVGMRREAVQRGRMPPTQPNPGQYALTNGDPLNGHCYLSGYISLLLRAEPYPTSRYGSQCMQPNNIMGIENICELAARLLFSAVEWARNIPFFPDLQITDQVSLLRLTWSELFVLNAAQCSMPLHVAPLLAAAGLHASPMSADRVVAFMDHIRIFQEQVEKLKTLHVDSAEYSCLKAIVLFTSDACGLSDAAHIESLQEKSQCALEEYVRSQYPNQPSRFGKLLLRLPSLRTVSSSVIEQLFFVRLVGKTPIETLIRDMLLSGSSFNWPYMSIQ; this is translated from the exons ATGGCAATGGTAGTTAGCGTGTGGCGAGATCCGCAGGAAGACGTGGCCGGAGGACCTCCGAGCGGCCCCAACCCAGCAGCGCAGCCGgcgagggagcagcagcaggcggcgTCAGCGGCGCCGCACACTCCGCAGACCCCCAGCCAGCCGGGACCCCCGTCCACGCCGGGGACCGCCGGGGAAAAGGGGAGTCAGAATTCTGGACAGAGTCAGCAGCATATTGAATGTGTGGTTTGCGGAGACAAATCGAGCGGCAAACACTATGGCCAGTTCACCTGCGAGGGATGCAAAAGTTTCTTCAAGAGGAGTGTACGGAGGAACTTAACATACTCATGTCGTGCCAATAGGAACTGTCCCATTGACCAGCACCACCGAAACCAGTGCCAATACTGCCGGCTgaagaaatgtttaaaagtgGGAATGCGCCGGGAag CGGTTCAGCGAGGACGAATGCCTCCAACCCAGCCCAACCCAGGCCAGTACGCGCTGACGAACGGGGACCCTCTGAATGGCCATTGCTATCTGTCCGGATACATCTCGTTATTGCTGCGGGCCGAGCCTTACCCGACGTCCCGCTACGGGAGCCAGTGCATGCAGCCCAACAATATCATGGGCATCGAGAACATCTGCGAGCTGGCTGCTCGCTTGCTCTTCAGCGCCGTGGAGTGGGCGAGAAACATCCCTTTCTTTCCCGACCTGCAGATCACCGACCAGGTGTCCCTTCTCAGGCTGACGTGGAGCGAGTTGTTTGTGCTTAACGCGGCCCAGTGCTCCATGCCACTGCATGTGGCCCCTCTGCTCGCCGCGGCAGGCCTCCACGCCTCCCCGATGTCCGCGGACCGCGTCGTGGCTTTCATGGATCACATCCGGATCTTCCAGGAGCAAGTGGAGAAGCTTAAGACGCTGCACGTAGACTCGGCAGAGTACAGCTGCCTGAAGGCCATCGTGCTTTTCACATCAG aCGCCTGTGGCCTGTCGGACGCAGCTCACATCGAGAGCCTCCAGGAGAAATCCCAGTGCGCCCTGGAGGAGTACGTGAGGAGCCAGTACCCGAACCAGCCAAGCCGCTTTGGGAAGCTCCTGCTGCGGCTGCCCTCTCTGCGCACCGTCTCCTCATCGGTAATCGAGCAGCTGTTCTTCGTCCGCTTGGTAGGTAAAACTCCTATTGAAACCCTCATCAGGGATATGCTATTATCCGGGAGCAGCTTCAACTGGCCTTACATGTCCATCCAATGA